The Pseudomonas sp. Marseille-Q3773 DNA window TAACGAAGTCCGCGTATTCGTCGAGTATCCGATCAGCATCTTCTGATCCTGATCTGCAGCCTGTCGCCACACAAGTGCACGCTTCCCTTGCCGGAGCGGCCTTGTGTCGCGATGGGCCGCAAGCCGGCCCCCGGCTGTCACGCCAGCTCCACCTCCCTGTGCCGCCCCGCTGCAACCCTCACCTCTCGCTCCCCAGTCCCCGGCGCAAAACTGTCGCTACGCGCCATCCGCCACATCCGCGCATAGAACTCGCTTTCAATCGAGCCACCCAGCAACTCGCCCGGCTTGAGAAACGTGTGCAGGTCCGAGAACAAGCCGATTTCGCTTGAGCTGATACGCCGCGCCAGGTGCTTGGGTTTGAGCTGCGACGGATGCTCCAGCCCCGCAGCGGCCAGCATCTCTGCCAACGCATGCAAGGTATTGCGGTGGAAGCTGGCAACCCGTTCAGCCTTGTCCGGCACCACCAGTGCACGCTGGCGCAGCGGGTCTTGCGTGGCCACCCCGGTCGGGCACTTGTTGGTGTGGCAGCTCTGCGACTGGATGCAGCCGATGGCGAACATGAAGCCGCGCGCGGAGTTGACCCAGTCAGCGCCGATAGCCAGCACACTGGCGATGTCGAAGGCGCTGACGATCTTGCCCGCTGCGCCAATGCGGATGCTGGAACGCAGGTTCAGGCCGACCAGGGTGTTGTGCACGAACATCAGGCCCTCGCGCATCGGTACGCCCATGTTGTCGCTGAACTCGCGCGGCGCCGCGCCGGTACCGCCTTCCTTGCCGTCGACGACGATGAAGTCCGGGGTAATGCCGGTGGCCAGCATGGCCTTGGCGATGCCCATGAATTCCCACGGGTGGCCCAGGCAGAACTTGAAACCCACCGGCTTGCCGCCCGACAGCTCGCGCAGGCTGGCAATGAACTGCAGCAACTCGACCGGCGTGCGGAAGGCACTGTGCGCTGCTGGCGAGATGCAGTCCTCACCCTCGCGTACGCCCCGCGTCTGGGCGATTTCGCGGCTGACCTTGTGCCCCGGCAGGATGCCGCCGTGGCCCGGCTTGGCGCCCTGGCTGAGCTTCAGCTCGATCATCTTCACCTGCGGCGAGCGGGCCTGCTCGGCGAAGCGCTGCGGGTCGAAGCGACCGTCCTCGGTGCGGCAGCCGAAGTAGCCACTGCCGATTTCCCAGATCAGGTCACCGCCATGTTCGCGGTGGTACGGGCTGATACTGCCTTCGCCCGTGTCATGGGCAAAACGGCCCATGCGTGCACCACGGTTGAGCGCCGCGATGGCGTTGGCGCTGAGCGCGCCGAAGCTCATCGCGGAAATGTTGAAGATGGATGCCGAATAGGGCAGGCGGCATTGCGGCCCGCCGATGGCGATGCGAAACGAGGCAGGGTCCGGCGTGTTCACCGGCAACATGGAATGGCTGATGAACTCGAAGCCGGGCTTGTAGGCGTCGTTGAGCGTGCCAAAGGCCTTCTCGGCGCTTTCGTTCTTGGCCCGGGCGTAGACCAGCGAGCGCTGGGAGCGGGAAAACGGCAGCTTGTCGTCGTCGCCCTCGATCAGGTATTGCCGGATTTCCGGGCGGATGGTTTCGATCAGGTAGCGGATGTTGCCCAGGATCGGGTAGTTGCGGCGCACGGCATGGTGGCTTTGGCGCAGGTCGTTGAGGCCGACCAGGCTGAGCAAGGCGGTGATCAGCGTGATGGGCCATAGCCAGGCATGCTGGTGTAGCAACGGCAGGCTGGCGAGGGTGAACAGTAGACAGAATGCGAGGCAGGCGTAGCGGCTGGGTAGGGAGTGTTTCATGGGTCCATCACAGGCAGGATGACCCGGCCTAGGATAGGCAAAGCAGGGTTAGGGAAAACCTGGGGAATCGGTAAAAGACTGTTGCATGGTTGTCATGGCTCTGGCCTGGGCGGGCGCCGATTTTGTGCACGTGTTGTCAGTGCTTCGGGGCTGTTCCCTGCTCGCGGTCGATCGGTTTTTCCAGTTGGTTATCGAAACTGTCCCAGTCTTCGCCGAACAGTTCTGCAGGATGCATGGTCCGGCTCGCGCCGTTGCCGCAGGCCAGTGCCTTGGCTGGGCAGTAGAGGTCGCAGCCCCAGCAGATGCGTTCGGGGTGGCTGGGGTTTGTGGGGAATTTCTTGGCCATGGTTAGCTGCCTCGATGGGGGCTGGCTTCAGGCTAAGTCATTTGTCTGGAGCGGGCTTGACTGGGGTCAAGTTCGGGGAAGGGGCGAGCGGAGAGCACTGAAAACAAAAAAGGCCCACCTTTCGGTGAGCCTTCTTTGATACTGCGTATGGTGCCGGCACCAGGAATCGAACCCGGGACCTACTGATTACAAGTCAGTTGCTCTACCATCTGAGCTATACCGGCAGTGGGGCGTCATTATAACGATCGGTTGGCGCCTGTAAACCACTTCGTTGCGATTGTTCGCAAATGACCTAAGTTACCGGTCTGAAAGAAGAATTTTCCTACCAGCCGCGGTGGATGGTGGTGACGCTTGGCTCGGTTTTGCCCGGGTTGAAGAACAGCTTGTCGTTGTCGCAGCCACGCTTGCGGCACGGGCTTTCGGTGCGCAGGGGCAGGCCGTTGTCGCCGCCCAGCTGCATGCCGGGGTGGTTCCAGCCCAGGCTGCTGCG harbors:
- a CDS encoding FMN-binding glutamate synthase family protein is translated as MKHSLPSRYACLAFCLLFTLASLPLLHQHAWLWPITLITALLSLVGLNDLRQSHHAVRRNYPILGNIRYLIETIRPEIRQYLIEGDDDKLPFSRSQRSLVYARAKNESAEKAFGTLNDAYKPGFEFISHSMLPVNTPDPASFRIAIGGPQCRLPYSASIFNISAMSFGALSANAIAALNRGARMGRFAHDTGEGSISPYHREHGGDLIWEIGSGYFGCRTEDGRFDPQRFAEQARSPQVKMIELKLSQGAKPGHGGILPGHKVSREIAQTRGVREGEDCISPAAHSAFRTPVELLQFIASLRELSGGKPVGFKFCLGHPWEFMGIAKAMLATGITPDFIVVDGKEGGTGAAPREFSDNMGVPMREGLMFVHNTLVGLNLRSSIRIGAAGKIVSAFDIASVLAIGADWVNSARGFMFAIGCIQSQSCHTNKCPTGVATQDPLRQRALVVPDKAERVASFHRNTLHALAEMLAAAGLEHPSQLKPKHLARRISSSEIGLFSDLHTFLKPGELLGGSIESEFYARMWRMARSDSFAPGTGEREVRVAAGRHREVELA
- a CDS encoding DUF3079 domain-containing protein, which gives rise to MAKKFPTNPSHPERICWGCDLYCPAKALACGNGASRTMHPAELFGEDWDSFDNQLEKPIDREQGTAPKH